A portion of the bacterium genome contains these proteins:
- a CDS encoding aspartate 1-decarboxylase has translation MIRTILKSKLHRATVTDANLEYEGSITIDTALMDAADLLPNEKVDIYDCTNGARLATYVIPGERGSGVIGINGAAAHLVKPGDHVIIASYVQMETQEARAYDPLICFVDAQNTLR, from the coding sequence ATGATCCGGACCATTCTCAAGTCGAAACTTCACCGAGCTACGGTCACGGACGCGAACCTCGAATACGAGGGTTCCATCACGATCGATACCGCGCTCATGGATGCGGCCGACCTTCTGCCCAACGAGAAGGTCGACATCTACGACTGCACCAACGGTGCGCGTCTGGCCACCTACGTGATTCCGGGCGAGCGGGGCAGTGGCGTGATTGGCATCAACGGCGCAGCAGCGCATCTGGTCAAGCCTGGTGATCACGTCATCATCGCCAGCTACGTCCAGATGGAGACGCAAGAAGCACGCGCCTACGATCCCCTCATCTGCTTCGTCGACGCTCAGAACACCCTCCGCTAG